Proteins found in one Cobetia sp. L2A1 genomic segment:
- a CDS encoding PA4780 family RIO1-like protein kinase: MKTPKRIQPLIDDGLVDEVLRPLMSGKEASVYVVRCGNEIRCAKVYKDAAQRSFKQAVLYQEGRKVRNSRRQRAMEKGSGFGRNQQEAAWQNAEVDALYRLAAAGVRVPEPFGCFDGVLLMELVTDDEGNVAPRLNDVSMSAEQALEDHAVMMQYIVRMLHAGLVHGDLSEFNVLVDDYGPVIIDLPQAVDAAANNNAKGMLARDVANITAYYAMFAPELADTRYADEIWALFEAGDMDPDAELTGLFEDDPEAPDVDALLENIMAAMEEEQERKARQKSAEEGDEED, translated from the coding sequence ATGAAAACGCCAAAGAGAATCCAGCCGCTCATAGATGACGGTCTGGTCGATGAAGTGCTCCGCCCCTTAATGAGTGGTAAGGAAGCCTCGGTATACGTGGTGCGCTGCGGGAATGAGATCCGTTGCGCCAAGGTCTACAAGGACGCCGCTCAGCGCAGCTTCAAACAAGCTGTGCTTTACCAGGAAGGCCGCAAGGTGCGAAATAGTCGTCGCCAGCGTGCCATGGAGAAGGGTTCAGGCTTCGGTCGTAATCAACAGGAGGCTGCTTGGCAAAATGCCGAGGTAGACGCCTTGTATCGTCTCGCTGCTGCTGGCGTACGTGTGCCGGAGCCCTTCGGGTGCTTCGATGGCGTATTGCTGATGGAGTTGGTGACCGACGATGAAGGAAACGTGGCACCGCGTCTCAATGATGTGTCGATGTCAGCCGAGCAGGCGCTCGAAGACCATGCGGTGATGATGCAGTACATCGTGCGTATGCTGCATGCTGGTCTTGTGCATGGCGATCTGTCGGAATTCAATGTGCTGGTTGATGATTACGGTCCGGTGATCATCGATCTACCACAGGCTGTGGATGCGGCGGCCAACAATAATGCCAAGGGCATGTTGGCTCGTGATGTTGCCAATATCACCGCTTATTACGCGATGTTCGCGCCAGAACTGGCAGACACTCGTTACGCGGATGAGATCTGGGCGCTGTTCGAGGCTGGCGACATGGATCCTGATGCTGAGCTGACCGGGCTATTCGAAGACGACCCCGAAGCCCCTGATGTGGATGCACTGCTGGAAAACATCATGGCCGCGATGGAAGAGGAGCAGGAACGCAAGGCGCGCCAGAAGAGTGCCGAGGAAGGCGATGAAGAGGACTGA
- a CDS encoding DUF1456 family protein, whose amino-acid sequence MSPGHVHRFLKDSFKTGPTPVTNNDIIRRLRYALNLSDTDMITTFAAADHEVTRAEVSDWLKRDGDEAQQRIKDQDLARFLNGLINVRRGKREGPQPAPEKRTDNNMIMRKLKIAFELKDDDMLDLLALAGFEMITKSELSAFFRKSDHRHYRECKDQILRNLLKGIELRHRRHDPETEQHAVDPV is encoded by the coding sequence ATGTCGCCAGGACACGTGCATCGCTTCCTTAAAGACTCCTTCAAGACCGGACCTACGCCCGTGACCAATAACGACATCATCCGTCGCCTGCGCTACGCGCTGAATCTTTCCGACACCGACATGATCACCACCTTTGCAGCGGCGGATCATGAAGTCACTCGCGCCGAAGTCAGCGATTGGCTCAAGCGCGACGGCGACGAAGCTCAGCAGCGCATCAAGGACCAGGATCTGGCCCGCTTCCTCAATGGCCTGATCAATGTGCGCCGTGGCAAGCGTGAAGGCCCACAGCCAGCACCGGAAAAACGCACAGACAACAACATGATCATGCGCAAGCTCAAGATTGCCTTTGAGCTGAAGGATGACGACATGCTTGATTTGCTGGCACTGGCAGGCTTCGAAATGATCACCAAGTCAGAGCTGTCGGCTTTCTTCCGCAAGTCGGATCATCGTCACTACCGTGAGTGCAAGGATCAGATCTTGCGTAATCTACTCAAGGGTATCGAGCTACGTCACCGCCGCCATGATCCGGAAACAGAGCAACACGCGGTCGATCCGGTGTAA
- a CDS encoding YiiX/YebB-like N1pC/P60 family cysteine hydrolase yields MRGLDRVVSKAGEHLARHLTRPDHQRLRPSTSSPERLAATLRRGDVLLVEGSSRISTAIKYLTQSTWSHAALCTRTPIDDAGKPTIGECLLEADVTAGVRRVPLNLYWHQHTRICRPVGLTDDEVDALVAHAEARLGHQYDLRNIVDLARYLIRMPPVPNRYRRRMLALGSGDPTRAICSSLIAQAFHSVSYPILPDIESLPSKDPDCLHCYQELLHIRHHSLFVPRDFDISPYFDIIKPTLSAGFDPHRLQWSETPP; encoded by the coding sequence ATGCGCGGACTCGATCGGGTGGTCAGCAAGGCGGGTGAACATCTGGCGCGGCATTTGACGCGCCCTGACCACCAACGCTTGCGCCCTTCCACGTCGTCGCCAGAAAGGCTGGCTGCCACACTGCGACGCGGCGATGTGCTGCTGGTAGAGGGATCTTCGCGCATCAGCACGGCCATCAAGTATCTGACGCAATCGACCTGGTCACATGCTGCACTGTGTACGCGCACGCCCATTGATGACGCTGGCAAGCCTACCATTGGTGAGTGTCTGCTGGAGGCGGATGTCACCGCGGGAGTCCGTCGTGTACCTCTCAATCTCTACTGGCATCAACATACTCGCATCTGTCGCCCCGTCGGCCTCACCGATGATGAGGTCGATGCGCTGGTAGCGCATGCCGAAGCGCGTCTTGGCCACCAGTATGACCTGCGCAATATTGTGGATCTGGCGCGCTATCTGATCCGCATGCCCCCAGTCCCCAACCGCTATCGCCGCAGGATGCTGGCGCTCGGCAGTGGCGACCCCACGCGGGCAATCTGCTCATCGCTGATTGCTCAAGCCTTCCATTCGGTGAGCTATCCGATTCTTCCCGACATCGAGTCATTACCCTCGAAGGATCCTGACTGCCTGCACTGCTATCAAGAGCTGCTGCACATTCGACATCACAGCCTGTTTGTACCGCGTGATTTCGATATCTCTCCTTACTTTGACATCATCAAACCGACTCTGAGTGCTGGGTTTGACCCACATCGACTGCAGTGGAGCGAAACCCCACCTTGA
- a CDS encoding endonuclease/exonuclease/phosphatase family protein: MTLSLLGVLTLLMTLFTLLPLTRLRHWSIRVMDFPRLQLAVLWATLLLADLCVGDIAWSLRIPLALVALAGLVYQAHWIVPYTRLFPHESEVAAHSDPQRHVRLLTANVLTTNHESDKLLAIVKREQPDVVVTLESDAWWQQRLDVLEGDGPDEGYCYTLKCPLDNLYGMHVYSRLPLHDASIDYLVEEDVPSMHAQLELKSGDRVRVHFLHPAPPSPTENEESSERDAELVIVARSVADSHQPVIVTGDLNDVAWSRTTRLFRKLSGLLDPRVGRGMFNTFHASLPLLRWPLDHLFHSRHFSVVRVARMEAFGSDHFPLLTELALTPAQDTSDTTFAPKADADDHEEATETARSEDVSHHDVPTPGR; the protein is encoded by the coding sequence ATGACCCTCAGCCTGCTTGGCGTACTGACGCTATTGATGACGCTGTTCACCCTGCTGCCTCTCACGCGTCTGCGCCACTGGTCCATCCGGGTCATGGATTTTCCACGCCTGCAACTCGCCGTGCTGTGGGCCACACTGCTGCTTGCCGATCTCTGCGTCGGCGACATCGCCTGGAGTCTGCGCATACCGCTGGCGCTCGTGGCGCTCGCAGGGCTTGTCTATCAGGCACACTGGATCGTGCCCTACACCCGCCTGTTCCCGCATGAATCCGAAGTGGCTGCTCACAGTGATCCTCAGCGACATGTCAGATTGCTGACGGCCAACGTGCTGACCACCAACCATGAGAGCGACAAGCTGCTGGCCATCGTCAAACGCGAACAGCCCGACGTCGTGGTGACACTGGAATCTGACGCCTGGTGGCAGCAGCGACTCGACGTGCTGGAAGGTGACGGGCCAGACGAGGGATATTGCTACACGCTCAAGTGCCCGCTAGACAATCTCTACGGCATGCATGTCTATTCGCGTCTTCCTCTTCACGATGCCAGCATCGACTACCTGGTCGAGGAAGATGTGCCCTCCATGCATGCTCAGCTTGAGCTGAAAAGCGGTGATCGGGTGCGCGTGCATTTCCTGCACCCTGCACCGCCCAGCCCGACCGAGAACGAGGAGTCCTCGGAACGCGACGCGGAGTTGGTCATCGTGGCCAGGAGCGTAGCCGACAGCCATCAGCCGGTCATCGTCACCGGCGACCTGAACGATGTCGCCTGGTCGCGCACGACACGGCTGTTCCGCAAGTTGTCGGGATTGCTGGATCCACGCGTGGGACGTGGCATGTTCAACACCTTCCATGCCAGTCTGCCATTGCTGCGCTGGCCGCTGGACCACCTGTTCCATAGCCGTCATTTCAGTGTCGTGCGTGTCGCTCGCATGGAAGCGTTCGGCTCGGATCACTTCCCACTGCTGACCGAGCTGGCACTGACTCCGGCCCAGGACACCAGTGATACCACCTTCGCGCCCAAGGCCGATGCCGATGATCACGAGGAAGCGACGGAAACCGCTCGCAGCGAAGACGTCAGTCATCATGACGTGCCGACACCGGGACGCTGA
- a CDS encoding DMT family transporter: MSLAPKPISTRPPLKADLLLLLVTIVAAAGWIFSKEAMAGMPPLLFIGSRFLLAGMILAIFDARSLRQLSTSRKLRAGGVGILFGGAMACWSLGVALSNQLGVIAFINSFGILMVPVLARLLFKDRPPRSTWLALPTALVGFGLLGMGQPGITDGFHIEPAQWLIFGAACLFALVFNFNSRLVRNIPALPLTALQLMMTGVTCLILSVATETWPAGISMDILGWFLASTLLASTLRFFLQIYAQGMTTPSHASVILMLEAVWAALMSAAWFGERMTLIQMAGCGLIFMALLINRWQWIARLWRQRQEVT; the protein is encoded by the coding sequence ATGAGTCTCGCCCCCAAGCCGATATCCACCCGCCCGCCATTGAAGGCGGACCTGCTCCTGTTGCTGGTCACCATCGTTGCCGCAGCAGGATGGATCTTCTCCAAGGAAGCCATGGCTGGCATGCCGCCCCTGCTGTTTATCGGCAGCCGCTTTCTGCTGGCCGGGATGATACTGGCGATCTTCGATGCCCGCTCCCTGCGTCAGCTCTCCACTTCCCGCAAATTGAGGGCCGGTGGCGTAGGCATCCTGTTCGGAGGCGCCATGGCATGCTGGTCGTTGGGCGTCGCGCTCTCCAATCAACTGGGCGTCATCGCCTTCATCAACAGTTTCGGAATTCTGATGGTGCCGGTGCTGGCGCGCCTGCTCTTCAAGGACCGCCCTCCTCGCAGCACCTGGCTGGCACTACCGACGGCACTGGTCGGCTTTGGCTTGCTGGGCATGGGCCAACCCGGAATCACTGACGGCTTCCATATCGAACCGGCGCAATGGTTGATCTTCGGGGCCGCGTGTCTGTTCGCACTGGTCTTCAATTTCAACTCGCGCCTCGTGCGCAATATCCCCGCCCTACCGCTGACAGCACTGCAGTTGATGATGACCGGCGTTACCTGTCTGATCCTCTCCGTCGCGACCGAAACATGGCCCGCGGGCATCAGCATGGACATTCTTGGTTGGTTCCTGGCCAGCACCTTGCTTGCCAGCACACTGCGCTTCTTCCTGCAGATCTATGCCCAGGGCATGACAACTCCCAGCCATGCCTCAGTCATTCTGATGCTGGAAGCCGTCTGGGCAGCACTGATGTCAGCCGCATGGTTTGGGGAGCGCATGACACTGATCCAGATGGCTGGCTGCGGCCTGATCTTCATGGCCTTGCTGATCAATCGCTGGCAGTGGATTGCACGCTTGTGGCGCCAGCGCCAGGAAGTCACCTGA
- a CDS encoding cation diffusion facilitator family transporter, with protein sequence MTADSEKRVKFAMYLTGGFMLAEVVGGLIAGSLALLADAGHMLSDTVSLALALGAFRLGHRAATRKLTFGYARFQVLAAFVNGLTLIVIAVAILIAAIKRLWLPSDVLAGPMLAIAVLGLVVNIVAFWVLHKGDQENLNLRGALLHVMGDLLGSVAAIAASIIIMTTGWNEADPLLSLLAAVLILRGAWVLVKRSGHTLLEGTPEHLDHADIDAGLLALEGVESVHDLHLWELTPQSPVASLHVVVATGAVATEVQQRVQTYLRDEHKISHATVQLEGEACEQGCVTPQH encoded by the coding sequence GTGACGGCCGATAGTGAGAAGCGCGTCAAGTTTGCCATGTATCTGACGGGCGGTTTCATGCTGGCGGAAGTGGTCGGAGGGTTGATTGCGGGCTCACTGGCTTTGCTGGCAGATGCTGGCCACATGCTGAGCGATACCGTGTCACTGGCGCTAGCGTTGGGCGCATTTCGTCTGGGCCATCGAGCAGCAACACGTAAACTGACGTTTGGGTATGCGCGCTTTCAAGTATTGGCCGCCTTCGTGAATGGTCTCACGTTGATTGTGATTGCGGTGGCGATTCTCATTGCAGCGATCAAGCGTCTCTGGCTGCCGTCTGACGTGCTTGCGGGTCCCATGTTGGCGATTGCTGTGTTAGGGCTTGTCGTCAATATCGTCGCCTTTTGGGTATTGCATAAGGGAGATCAGGAAAATCTCAACCTGCGCGGCGCCCTGTTGCATGTGATGGGCGATTTGCTGGGATCTGTTGCTGCCATTGCGGCGTCGATCATCATCATGACGACTGGCTGGAATGAGGCTGACCCTCTGCTGTCGTTACTGGCCGCTGTACTTATTCTGCGCGGTGCCTGGGTACTGGTGAAGCGTTCGGGCCACACCCTGCTGGAGGGTACGCCGGAGCATCTTGATCACGCCGATATCGATGCCGGACTTTTGGCGCTCGAAGGTGTTGAGAGTGTGCATGACCTCCACCTGTGGGAGTTGACGCCACAGTCACCGGTCGCCAGCTTGCATGTTGTCGTGGCGACGGGTGCCGTGGCGACGGAGGTTCAACAGCGCGTACAGACTTATCTACGCGATGAGCACAAGATCTCGCATGCTACTGTGCAGCTAGAGGGTGAGGCGTGCGAGCAAGGGTGTGTGACACCGCAGCACTAA
- a CDS encoding NAD-dependent succinate-semialdehyde dehydrogenase — MSNKTLTATNPANDNVLNEYATLSKDELARKLDQTRESYPAYSQLPLEERARRLNVLADLIDEHKEEMATLIAREMGKPYQQGLSETQISSSITRFYADNLDELMDPEPRDVEGAESAMIVKDPMGAVLGVMPWNYPLYQVVRFAAPNLAGGNVCLLKHASNVPGCAELITQLFHKAGFEEGVFTWLPIGAEMVESIINDPIVCGVTLTGSEEAGRKVAQQAGAALKPSVLELGGIDPLIVLDDADIERAVDLAIAGRFDNTGQSCAASKRLIVDKSLAKDFTARLIEKVKQMRMDDPLVEGIDIGPMSRKDLRDDLHDQVQRAIKAGAKLECGGEIPDRAGAWYPPTVLSNVTQGNPAFNEELFGPVASVVIAENEDHAIQLANDCPYGLGSTVVSKDLERGERVARHLEAGMSFVNRPTTPFAQLPFGGVKGSGYGREQSEYGFGAFMNIRTVYVAKH; from the coding sequence ATGAGCAACAAGACACTGACCGCAACAAATCCAGCCAATGACAATGTTCTCAATGAATATGCCACGCTGAGCAAGGATGAGCTGGCCCGCAAGCTAGACCAGACCCGCGAGTCTTACCCAGCTTACAGCCAACTACCGCTAGAAGAGCGTGCCCGTCGACTGAATGTGCTTGCTGATCTCATCGATGAGCACAAGGAGGAGATGGCTACCCTGATCGCCCGTGAAATGGGCAAGCCCTATCAACAGGGTCTCAGCGAAACCCAGATTTCTTCCAGCATCACCCGTTTTTACGCCGATAATCTGGACGAACTGATGGACCCGGAGCCCCGTGATGTCGAGGGTGCCGAAAGCGCCATGATCGTCAAGGATCCGATGGGTGCAGTCCTGGGCGTGATGCCTTGGAACTATCCGCTATACCAGGTCGTCCGCTTTGCAGCGCCCAACCTGGCGGGTGGTAATGTCTGCCTGCTCAAGCACGCTTCCAATGTGCCTGGCTGCGCCGAACTTATCACTCAGCTCTTCCATAAGGCAGGCTTCGAGGAAGGTGTGTTCACTTGGCTACCCATCGGTGCTGAGATGGTGGAAAGCATCATCAATGACCCGATTGTCTGCGGTGTGACATTGACGGGAAGCGAAGAAGCCGGTCGTAAGGTTGCCCAGCAGGCTGGCGCAGCGCTCAAGCCGAGTGTGCTGGAGCTCGGCGGGATAGACCCCCTGATCGTGCTGGATGACGCTGATATCGAGCGGGCCGTCGATCTCGCCATTGCTGGTCGCTTTGATAATACCGGTCAGAGCTGCGCGGCTTCCAAGCGCCTGATCGTCGATAAATCACTGGCGAAGGACTTCACAGCGCGCCTGATCGAGAAAGTGAAGCAGATGCGCATGGACGACCCGCTGGTCGAAGGTATCGATATCGGCCCGATGTCGCGCAAAGACCTACGCGATGATCTACACGATCAAGTCCAGCGCGCCATCAAGGCCGGTGCCAAGCTCGAATGCGGTGGTGAAATTCCTGACCGCGCCGGTGCCTGGTATCCGCCGACGGTGCTCAGCAACGTCACGCAGGGCAACCCAGCCTTCAATGAAGAGCTATTCGGCCCGGTGGCGTCTGTTGTGATTGCCGAGAATGAAGACCATGCCATCCAGCTGGCGAACGACTGCCCTTATGGCCTCGGCAGCACAGTGGTATCAAAGGATCTCGAGCGCGGTGAGCGCGTCGCTCGCCATCTCGAAGCGGGCATGAGCTTCGTCAATCGCCCGACGACACCCTTCGCCCAGCTACCCTTTGGTGGTGTCAAAGGGAGCGGCTATGGTCGTGAGCAGAGCGAATATGGCTTCGGTGCCTTCATGAATATCCGCACCGTCTATGTCGCCAAGCACTAA
- a CDS encoding low molecular weight protein-tyrosine-phosphatase codes for MFNNILVVCTGNICRSPVGEALLKQALPGKTVHSAGVGALIDHPVEPTAGKLAEGAGLDLAAHRGRQVSVEMLTAADLILVMSDGHRRAINQMAPQVSGKTMLFGRWLAGGQGEEIPDPYRKSEAAFEHAHKKLIEAAALWVAKLQ; via the coding sequence GTGTTCAACAATATTCTGGTGGTATGTACCGGCAACATTTGTCGCAGCCCGGTCGGCGAGGCGCTGCTGAAGCAGGCTCTGCCAGGCAAGACAGTTCACTCGGCAGGTGTAGGGGCTCTGATAGATCATCCGGTGGAGCCCACGGCCGGCAAGTTGGCAGAGGGTGCCGGACTTGATCTTGCCGCACATCGTGGGCGTCAGGTGTCGGTTGAGATGCTGACGGCTGCTGATCTGATATTGGTGATGAGTGACGGGCACCGCCGCGCCATCAATCAGATGGCTCCGCAGGTGAGCGGCAAGACCATGCTGTTTGGACGCTGGCTGGCGGGAGGGCAGGGTGAGGAAATTCCTGATCCCTATCGGAAAAGTGAGGCAGCGTTTGAGCACGCTCACAAGAAGTTGATCGAGGCAGCAGCACTCTGGGTCGCCAAACTCCAGTAA
- a CDS encoding EAL domain-containing protein, with the protein MLDTSITSACIETLRRKEDHQAQLILELAADLASAPLALITLRDGDQLKRWLSLDDNTPDIVPIHDSLCGAAVSEGKRLMTCDSLEHATLRDTCSVKGDGIRYYIGLPLYDSQGDVIGCMSMFDTSPRTSLPSEDILDQLNKLAMMITEAVKRLMQRAHLSMALRDSQSRANWILCSISDGIIEWQAGDDRLTISSRLETQLGYSPGTLDSRLEALHERVAPEMREEFQALLKENRQKNTPFSIELRIRTRLGDYRWFKFRAQFDVKDNEPRHFIGSLLDIHHQHQANVAQASKLRRYEHQQTALIRLGNTRHIDGTNIESLVPWICQLVAEGLQVRKVSLWRMDERDDVLNLLHVRDSSLPSPHDDTANAFPKVLSKAQYSGYFSALEAERVLAIDDVSEVDDNLLFQGTFNDGIKAILDSPVRMSGKIVGVICCTECNSPREWADDELAFLRSVCDRASQLATECERYITQRRLSASERRYRATFEYSAVGMAHLGNNGQLLRINQRMEDILGYSKEVLSSCYLRELVEPQDLDHLLAQHHALIHGKDEYFTQRCRFIHASGNTVHADISVSAIDGPPNQEGYTLIALIDNTLNHTMSQRLIHEANHDSLTGLLNRAAFRVRLTQLCDNARVDDTVHCLAYIDLDQFKVVNDTCGHSAGDALLIQLIDIIRAELRPQDFLARLGGDEFGLLMPDTTLEVAEQQLEYLRQAVANFRFMWDDKLFSVSSSIGLVSISSSHNDPHQLLSAADAACYEAKDAGRNRVHRHCESGDQVTLRMQEMHWVAEITAALEEQRLVLFQQPIVSTHVGCENPSELHYEVLVRLRSRDGNIISPGEFLPAAERYGLSAAIDEYVIRQYLSWLASQKAHAKRLTMVALNLSGHSISSPSFRETLVTLVRESGIPGNKICFEITETVAITRLSDARIFFETLGELGCYFALDDFGSGVSSFGYLKSLPVDYLKIDGAFIRDMDTNRVSYSIARAIAEVAREMGMKTIAEFVGSTEVLASVSTIGVDHVQGYAIGMPTPLIETAAVPLNRLREQA; encoded by the coding sequence ATGCTTGATACCTCCATTACCTCAGCCTGCATCGAGACCTTGCGACGCAAAGAAGATCATCAGGCACAGCTGATACTTGAGCTGGCCGCTGACCTTGCGAGCGCTCCGCTGGCCTTGATCACATTGCGTGATGGCGATCAATTGAAGCGCTGGCTCAGCCTGGATGACAATACTCCGGATATCGTACCGATTCACGATAGTCTGTGTGGTGCAGCAGTCTCTGAAGGGAAGCGCTTGATGACGTGTGATTCACTTGAGCACGCAACACTTCGCGATACGTGCTCAGTGAAAGGCGATGGCATTCGCTATTATATCGGACTGCCGTTGTACGACTCTCAAGGCGATGTCATCGGCTGCATGAGCATGTTCGATACTTCCCCGCGCACGAGCCTTCCCAGCGAAGACATTCTTGATCAGCTGAACAAGCTGGCCATGATGATTACTGAGGCGGTCAAGCGACTGATGCAGAGAGCCCACCTCAGCATGGCGTTGCGGGACAGTCAGTCTCGCGCCAACTGGATACTGTGCAGCATCTCGGACGGTATCATCGAGTGGCAAGCGGGTGATGATCGACTGACCATCTCGTCGCGTCTGGAAACTCAGCTGGGCTATTCACCCGGCACACTGGACAGTCGCCTCGAGGCACTGCATGAGCGAGTCGCGCCGGAAATGCGTGAGGAGTTTCAGGCATTGCTTAAAGAGAATCGCCAGAAAAATACGCCTTTCAGCATAGAGCTGCGCATTCGAACCCGACTGGGAGATTATCGCTGGTTCAAGTTCCGTGCCCAGTTCGACGTCAAGGACAACGAACCCCGTCATTTCATCGGGTCGCTGCTGGACATTCATCACCAGCACCAGGCCAATGTGGCCCAGGCAAGCAAGCTACGCCGCTATGAACATCAACAGACGGCGCTGATACGTCTTGGCAATACCCGTCATATCGATGGCACCAACATTGAAAGCCTGGTGCCCTGGATCTGTCAGCTGGTGGCTGAGGGGCTGCAAGTGCGCAAGGTCAGCCTCTGGCGAATGGATGAGCGGGATGATGTCTTGAACCTGCTGCATGTACGTGATTCCTCTCTGCCCTCACCTCATGATGATACGGCTAATGCCTTCCCTAAGGTGCTCTCGAAGGCCCAATATTCAGGCTACTTTTCAGCGCTTGAGGCGGAACGTGTACTCGCCATCGACGATGTCTCGGAAGTCGACGACAACCTGCTGTTTCAGGGCACGTTCAATGATGGGATCAAGGCAATTCTCGATAGCCCCGTGCGCATGTCCGGAAAGATCGTGGGTGTCATCTGCTGCACTGAATGCAATAGCCCGCGTGAGTGGGCTGATGATGAACTGGCCTTCCTAAGATCGGTCTGTGATCGCGCCTCACAACTGGCCACCGAATGTGAACGCTACATCACGCAACGACGCTTGAGCGCCAGTGAGCGGCGTTATCGCGCCACCTTCGAGTACTCCGCAGTAGGGATGGCGCACCTAGGTAATAATGGCCAGCTGCTGCGCATCAATCAGCGCATGGAAGATATTCTGGGCTATTCGAAGGAGGTGCTGTCCAGTTGTTATCTACGCGAGCTGGTAGAGCCACAAGACCTGGACCACCTGCTGGCCCAGCACCATGCACTGATTCACGGTAAAGATGAATATTTCACCCAGCGCTGCCGCTTCATCCATGCCAGTGGCAATACCGTGCACGCCGATATCAGTGTTTCAGCCATTGATGGGCCCCCCAACCAGGAAGGCTATACGCTGATTGCACTGATCGACAACACGCTCAATCACACCATGTCGCAGCGACTTATACATGAAGCCAATCACGATAGCCTGACTGGTCTGCTCAACCGTGCCGCTTTCCGTGTCAGATTGACCCAACTATGTGATAACGCGCGAGTAGACGATACCGTGCATTGTCTAGCCTATATCGATCTCGATCAGTTCAAGGTCGTCAATGACACCTGCGGTCACTCTGCCGGGGATGCACTATTGATCCAGCTCATCGACATCATTCGTGCCGAGCTTCGTCCGCAAGACTTCCTGGCACGCTTGGGGGGCGATGAATTTGGTCTGTTGATGCCCGACACGACGCTGGAAGTTGCCGAGCAGCAGCTGGAGTATCTACGACAGGCTGTCGCCAACTTCCGATTCATGTGGGATGACAAGTTATTCAGTGTCAGCTCGAGTATTGGCCTGGTCAGCATCAGCAGCAGCCATAATGATCCTCATCAATTACTGAGTGCCGCTGATGCTGCTTGCTATGAAGCCAAGGACGCTGGGCGTAACCGCGTGCATCGACATTGCGAGTCCGGTGATCAGGTCACATTACGTATGCAAGAGATGCACTGGGTAGCCGAAATTACCGCGGCACTGGAAGAGCAGCGGCTAGTATTGTTTCAACAGCCTATCGTCTCTACGCATGTCGGATGTGAAAATCCCTCAGAGCTGCACTACGAGGTGCTTGTACGTCTAAGGTCACGTGATGGAAACATCATTTCTCCAGGTGAATTTCTGCCTGCGGCAGAGCGCTATGGCCTGTCAGCAGCAATTGATGAGTATGTCATTCGCCAGTATTTGTCGTGGCTAGCGTCACAGAAGGCTCACGCCAAACGACTGACAATGGTCGCTCTTAACCTCTCTGGCCACTCCATCAGTAGCCCCAGCTTCCGAGAAACGCTCGTCACGCTCGTGAGAGAAAGTGGTATTCCGGGCAACAAGATATGTTTCGAGATCACCGAGACGGTGGCCATTACGCGTCTGAGTGATGCACGCATCTTCTTTGAGACGCTAGGAGAGTTAGGCTGCTACTTTGCACTGGATGACTTTGGCAGCGGTGTCTCGTCTTTCGGCTATCTCAAGAGCCTGCCTGTCGATTATCTAAAGATCGACGGCGCTTTCATCCGAGATATGGATACCAATCGCGTGTCCTACTCCATTGCACGCGCCATCGCCGAGGTAGCTCGTGAAATGGGCATGAAGACCATCGCTGAGTTTGTCGGGAGTACTGAGGTATTGGCCTCGGTCTCAACCATTGGTGTCGATCATGTCCAAGGCTATGCGATTGGCATGCCGACACCGTTGATCGAGACCGCAGCAGTGCCATTGAACCGCCTCCGGGAGCAGGCTTGA
- a CDS encoding CidA/LrgA family protein, whose translation MELIKGFCVLLLCQFLGEVIGRALVLPVPGPVLGMLLLLMGLMLRGRLRKRMLPAVDREGEVARRDDKDMGQRQLARAFLRERVPASLRLASNGLLMHLSLLFVPAGVGVMVHFDLIARDLMPIIVTLVVSVAVTQLVTAWLLQRLIDRRPSAPEAPSSSEASL comes from the coding sequence ATGGAGTTGATCAAAGGATTCTGCGTTCTTTTACTCTGCCAGTTTCTGGGAGAAGTCATAGGCAGAGCGCTGGTGTTGCCTGTCCCGGGTCCGGTACTGGGGATGCTGCTGCTGTTGATGGGACTGATGCTGCGCGGACGGTTGCGAAAACGTATGCTTCCGGCGGTCGATAGAGAGGGTGAGGTCGCGCGACGTGACGATAAGGACATGGGGCAACGTCAGTTGGCTCGTGCCTTTTTGCGTGAACGTGTCCCTGCCAGTCTTCGGCTTGCCAGCAATGGTTTGCTCATGCACCTGTCGCTGTTATTTGTACCGGCAGGTGTAGGTGTCATGGTGCATTTCGATTTGATTGCGCGTGATCTGATGCCGATTATCGTCACGCTGGTTGTCTCGGTAGCGGTGACACAACTCGTCACAGCCTGGCTGCTACAGCGTTTGATTGATCGTCGCCCGTCTGCACCAGAGGCGCCCTCGTCCAGTGAGGCTTCCTTATGA